From the genome of Lepidochelys kempii isolate rLepKem1 chromosome 17, rLepKem1.hap2, whole genome shotgun sequence, one region includes:
- the PHF12 gene encoding PHD finger protein 12 isoform X3, whose product MTCYTNSPLTRCFLQRHLLSWSLAPGKSLVMLLYPEDSNASETCLNNKKKREQKKELGQVNGLVDKSGKRTTSPTSDTDLLDRSSTSIRAIAHARILERRASRPGTPTSNASTETPNSEQNDVDEDIIDVDDDSAIAEMDCGQPQLKRPFELLIAAAMERNPTQFQLPNELTCTTALPGTSKRRRKEETTGKNVKKAQHELDHNGLVPLPVKVCFTCNRSCRVAPLIQCDYCPLLFHMDCLEPPLTAMPLGRWMCPNHIEHVVLNQKNMTLSNRCRVFDRFQDTISQHVVKVDFLNRIHKKHPPNRRVLQSVRRRVLKVPDAIKSQYRFPPPLLAPAAIRDGELICNGVPEESSQKHLLNSEHLASQSEQQEWLCSVVALQCSILRHLSAKQMPSLWDSEQTEKADIKPVIVADGSITNPYQAADKALTPSLYSVSCTSGITTQNSLSSSQSQQALSQEDVNCSSCMDKSKKVSCGTSNGPTASDVKVNGPHLYGVSSEPSAHLTESQRLIGPGNTIPGLSHRQTWARPLTPPAACGLLNHAVGTVVKTENIVGPISCAQRGSAPVTSMPASIPSSCASLETTSTLQRKNVQTQIGPPLTAELRSVGSPLTATRALTPPQATGDGISAIGSTHRFCSPAPPSDGKVSPSTVSIGSSLIVPSSFTLNSAAMLDLTSSVKALMDANGEIEINMLDEKLIKFLALQRIQQLFPSKVHSVASSVSSHQSSPLANHIEVQRKEVQARAVFYPLMGIGSAVNMCYRTLYIGTGADMDVCLTSYGHCNYVSGKHACIFYDENTKHYELLNYSEHGTTVDNVLYSCDFSEKTTPIPPSSIVAKVQSVIKCHKGRKQDEEPHEEAVVMNSQAQGQHRKPCNCKASSSSLIGGSGAGWEGTALLHHGSYIKLGCLQFVFSITDFATKQPKGDAALVQDMDLEEKLSLKPHQVPVLRSNSVP is encoded by the exons ATGACGTGCTACACAAATTCCCCTCTAACACGTTGCTTTCTCCAACGACACCTTTTATCATGGTCTCTTGCTCCTGGCAAATCACTTGTGATGCTGTTGTACCCTGAAGACAGTAACGCTTCAGAAACTTGTCTCAACAATAAAAAG AAGCGAGAACAGAAGAAGGAGCTGGGGCAGGTAAATGGATTGGTGGACAAATCTGGGAAAAGGACCACCTCCCCCACAAGTGACACAGACCTGTTGGATAGGTCTAGCACCAGCATCAGGGCAATTGCACATGCCAGGATCTTGGAACGGAGAGCAAGTCGGCCTGGCACTCCTACATCTAATGCCAGCACTGAGACTCCCAATTCAGAGCAGAATGATGTAGACGAGGACATAATTGATGTGGATGATGACTCTGCCATTGCGGAAATGGACTGTGGGCAGCCCCAGCTGAAGCGACCCTTTGAGCTTCTTATTGCAGCTGCCATGGAAAGAAACCCAACCCAGTTCCAGTTGCCGAATGAACTGACCTGCACCACAGCACTTCCAG GAACTagtaagaggaggaggaaggaggaaacCACAGGAAAGAATGTCAAGAAAGCACAACATGAGTTAGACCATAATGGTCTGGTTCCCTTGCCGGTAAAAGTCTGCTTCACATGCAACAG GAGTTGCAGAGTGGCACCTCTTATTCAGTGTGATTACTGCCCCCTGCTGTTCCACATGGATTGTCTTGAGCCCCCTCTTACTGCCATGCCCCTGGGCAGATGGATGTGTCCAAATCATATTGAACACGTGGTG CTGAACCAGAAGAACATGACCCTGAGCAATCGGTGCCGAGTTTTTGATCGGTTCCAAGACACCATATCTCAGCATGTTGTCAAGGTGGATTTCCTGAACCGAATCCACAAGAAACACCCTCCCAACCGCAGAGTTCTTCAGTCAGTGAGGAGAAGAGTTTTGAAG GTTCCTGATGCGATAAAATCTCAATACCGGTTTCCACCCCCCTTACTTGCACCTGCAGCAATTCGGGATGGTGAGCTCATCTGTAATGGGGTCCCTGAGGAATCCTCACAGAAGCACCTTTTGAACTCTGAGCACTTAGCCAGCCAGTCAGAACAACAAGAG tggCTCTGTAGTGTTGTTGCACTCCAGTGCAGCATTTTGAGACATTTATCTGCTAAGCAGATGCCTTCGCTTTGGGACTCTGAACAGACAGAGAAGGCTGATATTAAGCCTGTTATTGTGGCAGACGGCTCAATCACCAACCCTTACCAGGCAGCTGACAAGGCACTCACACCTTCCCTTTATTCCGTGTCGTGCACCTCAGGGATTACCACCCAGAATTCCTTGAGCTCTTCTCAATCCCAGCAGGCTTTATCACAGGAAGATGTCAATTGCAGCTCTTGTATGGATAAGTCAAAGAAAGTATCTTGTGGAACTTCTAATGGGCCAACAGCCTCTGATGTTAAAGTAAATGGTCCTCATTTGTATGGTGTTTCCTCTGAACCTTCGGCACACTTGACTGAGTCTCAGAGGCTAATTGGCCCAGGTAATACAATACCTGGGCTGTCTCATCGGCAAACATGGGCGAGGCCCCTCACACCCCCAGCAGCTTGTGGACTTCTGAATCACGCAGTTGGAACTGTCGTGAAGACGGAGAACATAGTAGGACCCATTTCTTGTGCACAAAGGGGTTCTGCGCCAGTCACAAGTATGCCTGCTTCCATACCAAGCTCTTGTGCCAGCCTAGAGACCACCAGCACTTTGCAAAGAAAGAATGTCCAGACACAGATAGGCCCCCCACTGACAGCAGAACTGCGATCTGTTGGTTCCCCTTTGACTGCCACTAGGGCTCTTACTCCTCCACAGGCAACGGGAGATGGGATCTCTGCCATCGGATCCACACACAGATTCTGTTCACCAGCACCACCTTCAG ATGGTAAGGTCAGTCCCAGCACCGTATCCATAGGAAGCTCTTTAATTGTCCCCTCATCTTTCACTTTAAACTCTGCGGCTATGTTGGACCTCACCAGCTCTGTGAAAGCATTAATGGATGCCAATGGCG aGATTGAGATAAATATGCTGGATGAGAAGCTAATCAAGTTTCTGGCCTTGCAGAGAATACAACAGCTCTTTCCTTCCAAAGTTCACTCCGTAGCAAGCAGTGTCAGTTCCCATCAGTCGTCTCCTTTGGCAAATCACATAGAAG TGCAAAGAAAGGAAGTGCAAGCTCGTGCAGTGTTCTACCCCCTCATGGGCATAGGCAGTGCAGTCAACATGTGCTACAGAACCCTCTACATCGGGACAG GAGCTGACATGGATGTGTGCCTTACAAGCTATGGTCACTGTAACTATGTGTCTGGCAAACATGCCTGCATATTCTATGATGAG AATACAAAACATTACGAGCTGTTGAACTACAGTGAGCATGGGACGACTGTGGACAATGTTCTGTATTCATGTGACTTCTCTGAGAAGACTACACCCATTCCTCCCAGCAGCATTGTTGCCAAAGTGCAGAGTGTGATCA AATGCCACAAAGGCAGAAAACAGGACGAGGAGCCGCATGAAGAAGCAGTCGTGATGAATTCCCAGGCACAAGGGCAGCACCGGAAACCCTGCAATTGCAAAGCCAGCAGCTCTAGTTTAATAGGAggcagtggggcggggtgggaaggAACAGCCCTGCTCCACCACGGCAGTTACATCAAACTGGGTTGCCTGCAGTTTGTCTTCAGCATCACTGACTTTGCGACCAAACAGCCCAAAGGGGACGCTGCCTTAGTACAAGACATGGACTTGGAGGAAAAGCTCTCTCTGAAACCCCACCAGGTGCCCGTGCTGCGGTCCAACTCCGTTCCCTAG
- the PHF12 gene encoding PHD finger protein 12 isoform X1 has product MWGKMETKTIVYDLDTSGGLMEQIQALLAPPKSEDGEKRSRRPEKEARRSGRATNHDSCDSCKEGGDLLCCDHCPAAFHLQCCNPPLSEEMLPPGEWMCHRCTVRRKKREQKKELGQVNGLVDKSGKRTTSPTSDTDLLDRSSTSIRAIAHARILERRASRPGTPTSNASTETPNSEQNDVDEDIIDVDDDSAIAEMDCGQPQLKRPFELLIAAAMERNPTQFQLPNELTCTTALPGTSKRRRKEETTGKNVKKAQHELDHNGLVPLPVKVCFTCNRSCRVAPLIQCDYCPLLFHMDCLEPPLTAMPLGRWMCPNHIEHVVLNQKNMTLSNRCRVFDRFQDTISQHVVKVDFLNRIHKKHPPNRRVLQSVRRRVLKVPDAIKSQYRFPPPLLAPAAIRDGELICNGVPEESSQKHLLNSEHLASQSEQQEWLCSVVALQCSILRHLSAKQMPSLWDSEQTEKADIKPVIVADGSITNPYQAADKALTPSLYSVSCTSGITTQNSLSSSQSQQALSQEDVNCSSCMDKSKKVSCGTSNGPTASDVKVNGPHLYGVSSEPSAHLTESQRLIGPGNTIPGLSHRQTWARPLTPPAACGLLNHAVGTVVKTENIVGPISCAQRGSAPVTSMPASIPSSCASLETTSTLQRKNVQTQIGPPLTAELRSVGSPLTATRALTPPQATGDGISAIGSTHRFCSPAPPSDGKVSPSTVSIGSSLIVPSSFTLNSAAMLDLTSSVKALMDANGEIEINMLDEKLIKFLALQRIQQLFPSKVHSVASSVSSHQSSPLANHIEVQRKEVQARAVFYPLMGIGSAVNMCYRTLYIGTGADMDVCLTSYGHCNYVSGKHACIFYDENTKHYELLNYSEHGTTVDNVLYSCDFSEKTTPIPPSSIVAKVQSVIKCHKGRKQDEEPHEEAVVMNSQAQGQHRKPCNCKASSSSLIGGSGAGWEGTALLHHGSYIKLGCLQFVFSITDFATKQPKGDAALVQDMDLEEKLSLKPHQVPVLRSNSVP; this is encoded by the exons TAACCCTCCGTTGAGTGAGGAAATGCTGCCGCCaggggagtggatgtgtcatcgCTGCACTGTGCGCCGAAAG AAGCGAGAACAGAAGAAGGAGCTGGGGCAGGTAAATGGATTGGTGGACAAATCTGGGAAAAGGACCACCTCCCCCACAAGTGACACAGACCTGTTGGATAGGTCTAGCACCAGCATCAGGGCAATTGCACATGCCAGGATCTTGGAACGGAGAGCAAGTCGGCCTGGCACTCCTACATCTAATGCCAGCACTGAGACTCCCAATTCAGAGCAGAATGATGTAGACGAGGACATAATTGATGTGGATGATGACTCTGCCATTGCGGAAATGGACTGTGGGCAGCCCCAGCTGAAGCGACCCTTTGAGCTTCTTATTGCAGCTGCCATGGAAAGAAACCCAACCCAGTTCCAGTTGCCGAATGAACTGACCTGCACCACAGCACTTCCAG GAACTagtaagaggaggaggaaggaggaaacCACAGGAAAGAATGTCAAGAAAGCACAACATGAGTTAGACCATAATGGTCTGGTTCCCTTGCCGGTAAAAGTCTGCTTCACATGCAACAG GAGTTGCAGAGTGGCACCTCTTATTCAGTGTGATTACTGCCCCCTGCTGTTCCACATGGATTGTCTTGAGCCCCCTCTTACTGCCATGCCCCTGGGCAGATGGATGTGTCCAAATCATATTGAACACGTGGTG CTGAACCAGAAGAACATGACCCTGAGCAATCGGTGCCGAGTTTTTGATCGGTTCCAAGACACCATATCTCAGCATGTTGTCAAGGTGGATTTCCTGAACCGAATCCACAAGAAACACCCTCCCAACCGCAGAGTTCTTCAGTCAGTGAGGAGAAGAGTTTTGAAG GTTCCTGATGCGATAAAATCTCAATACCGGTTTCCACCCCCCTTACTTGCACCTGCAGCAATTCGGGATGGTGAGCTCATCTGTAATGGGGTCCCTGAGGAATCCTCACAGAAGCACCTTTTGAACTCTGAGCACTTAGCCAGCCAGTCAGAACAACAAGAG tggCTCTGTAGTGTTGTTGCACTCCAGTGCAGCATTTTGAGACATTTATCTGCTAAGCAGATGCCTTCGCTTTGGGACTCTGAACAGACAGAGAAGGCTGATATTAAGCCTGTTATTGTGGCAGACGGCTCAATCACCAACCCTTACCAGGCAGCTGACAAGGCACTCACACCTTCCCTTTATTCCGTGTCGTGCACCTCAGGGATTACCACCCAGAATTCCTTGAGCTCTTCTCAATCCCAGCAGGCTTTATCACAGGAAGATGTCAATTGCAGCTCTTGTATGGATAAGTCAAAGAAAGTATCTTGTGGAACTTCTAATGGGCCAACAGCCTCTGATGTTAAAGTAAATGGTCCTCATTTGTATGGTGTTTCCTCTGAACCTTCGGCACACTTGACTGAGTCTCAGAGGCTAATTGGCCCAGGTAATACAATACCTGGGCTGTCTCATCGGCAAACATGGGCGAGGCCCCTCACACCCCCAGCAGCTTGTGGACTTCTGAATCACGCAGTTGGAACTGTCGTGAAGACGGAGAACATAGTAGGACCCATTTCTTGTGCACAAAGGGGTTCTGCGCCAGTCACAAGTATGCCTGCTTCCATACCAAGCTCTTGTGCCAGCCTAGAGACCACCAGCACTTTGCAAAGAAAGAATGTCCAGACACAGATAGGCCCCCCACTGACAGCAGAACTGCGATCTGTTGGTTCCCCTTTGACTGCCACTAGGGCTCTTACTCCTCCACAGGCAACGGGAGATGGGATCTCTGCCATCGGATCCACACACAGATTCTGTTCACCAGCACCACCTTCAG ATGGTAAGGTCAGTCCCAGCACCGTATCCATAGGAAGCTCTTTAATTGTCCCCTCATCTTTCACTTTAAACTCTGCGGCTATGTTGGACCTCACCAGCTCTGTGAAAGCATTAATGGATGCCAATGGCG aGATTGAGATAAATATGCTGGATGAGAAGCTAATCAAGTTTCTGGCCTTGCAGAGAATACAACAGCTCTTTCCTTCCAAAGTTCACTCCGTAGCAAGCAGTGTCAGTTCCCATCAGTCGTCTCCTTTGGCAAATCACATAGAAG TGCAAAGAAAGGAAGTGCAAGCTCGTGCAGTGTTCTACCCCCTCATGGGCATAGGCAGTGCAGTCAACATGTGCTACAGAACCCTCTACATCGGGACAG GAGCTGACATGGATGTGTGCCTTACAAGCTATGGTCACTGTAACTATGTGTCTGGCAAACATGCCTGCATATTCTATGATGAG AATACAAAACATTACGAGCTGTTGAACTACAGTGAGCATGGGACGACTGTGGACAATGTTCTGTATTCATGTGACTTCTCTGAGAAGACTACACCCATTCCTCCCAGCAGCATTGTTGCCAAAGTGCAGAGTGTGATCA AATGCCACAAAGGCAGAAAACAGGACGAGGAGCCGCATGAAGAAGCAGTCGTGATGAATTCCCAGGCACAAGGGCAGCACCGGAAACCCTGCAATTGCAAAGCCAGCAGCTCTAGTTTAATAGGAggcagtggggcggggtgggaaggAACAGCCCTGCTCCACCACGGCAGTTACATCAAACTGGGTTGCCTGCAGTTTGTCTTCAGCATCACTGACTTTGCGACCAAACAGCCCAAAGGGGACGCTGCCTTAGTACAAGACATGGACTTGGAGGAAAAGCTCTCTCTGAAACCCCACCAGGTGCCCGTGCTGCGGTCCAACTCCGTTCCCTAG
- the PHF12 gene encoding PHD finger protein 12 isoform X4, with translation MLPPGEWMCHRCTVRRKKREQKKELGQVNGLVDKSGKRTTSPTSDTDLLDRSSTSIRAIAHARILERRASRPGTPTSNASTETPNSEQNDVDEDIIDVDDDSAIAEMDCGQPQLKRPFELLIAAAMERNPTQFQLPNELTCTTALPGTSKRRRKEETTGKNVKKAQHELDHNGLVPLPVKVCFTCNRSCRVAPLIQCDYCPLLFHMDCLEPPLTAMPLGRWMCPNHIEHVVLNQKNMTLSNRCRVFDRFQDTISQHVVKVDFLNRIHKKHPPNRRVLQSVRRRVLKVPDAIKSQYRFPPPLLAPAAIRDGELICNGVPEESSQKHLLNSEHLASQSEQQEWLCSVVALQCSILRHLSAKQMPSLWDSEQTEKADIKPVIVADGSITNPYQAADKALTPSLYSVSCTSGITTQNSLSSSQSQQALSQEDVNCSSCMDKSKKVSCGTSNGPTASDVKVNGPHLYGVSSEPSAHLTESQRLIGPGNTIPGLSHRQTWARPLTPPAACGLLNHAVGTVVKTENIVGPISCAQRGSAPVTSMPASIPSSCASLETTSTLQRKNVQTQIGPPLTAELRSVGSPLTATRALTPPQATGDGISAIGSTHRFCSPAPPSDGKVSPSTVSIGSSLIVPSSFTLNSAAMLDLTSSVKALMDANGEIEINMLDEKLIKFLALQRIQQLFPSKVHSVASSVSSHQSSPLANHIEVQRKEVQARAVFYPLMGIGSAVNMCYRTLYIGTGADMDVCLTSYGHCNYVSGKHACIFYDENTKHYELLNYSEHGTTVDNVLYSCDFSEKTTPIPPSSIVAKVQSVIKCHKGRKQDEEPHEEAVVMNSQAQGQHRKPCNCKASSSSLIGGSGAGWEGTALLHHGSYIKLGCLQFVFSITDFATKQPKGDAALVQDMDLEEKLSLKPHQVPVLRSNSVP, from the exons ATGCTGCCGCCaggggagtggatgtgtcatcgCTGCACTGTGCGCCGAAAG AAGCGAGAACAGAAGAAGGAGCTGGGGCAGGTAAATGGATTGGTGGACAAATCTGGGAAAAGGACCACCTCCCCCACAAGTGACACAGACCTGTTGGATAGGTCTAGCACCAGCATCAGGGCAATTGCACATGCCAGGATCTTGGAACGGAGAGCAAGTCGGCCTGGCACTCCTACATCTAATGCCAGCACTGAGACTCCCAATTCAGAGCAGAATGATGTAGACGAGGACATAATTGATGTGGATGATGACTCTGCCATTGCGGAAATGGACTGTGGGCAGCCCCAGCTGAAGCGACCCTTTGAGCTTCTTATTGCAGCTGCCATGGAAAGAAACCCAACCCAGTTCCAGTTGCCGAATGAACTGACCTGCACCACAGCACTTCCAG GAACTagtaagaggaggaggaaggaggaaacCACAGGAAAGAATGTCAAGAAAGCACAACATGAGTTAGACCATAATGGTCTGGTTCCCTTGCCGGTAAAAGTCTGCTTCACATGCAACAG GAGTTGCAGAGTGGCACCTCTTATTCAGTGTGATTACTGCCCCCTGCTGTTCCACATGGATTGTCTTGAGCCCCCTCTTACTGCCATGCCCCTGGGCAGATGGATGTGTCCAAATCATATTGAACACGTGGTG CTGAACCAGAAGAACATGACCCTGAGCAATCGGTGCCGAGTTTTTGATCGGTTCCAAGACACCATATCTCAGCATGTTGTCAAGGTGGATTTCCTGAACCGAATCCACAAGAAACACCCTCCCAACCGCAGAGTTCTTCAGTCAGTGAGGAGAAGAGTTTTGAAG GTTCCTGATGCGATAAAATCTCAATACCGGTTTCCACCCCCCTTACTTGCACCTGCAGCAATTCGGGATGGTGAGCTCATCTGTAATGGGGTCCCTGAGGAATCCTCACAGAAGCACCTTTTGAACTCTGAGCACTTAGCCAGCCAGTCAGAACAACAAGAG tggCTCTGTAGTGTTGTTGCACTCCAGTGCAGCATTTTGAGACATTTATCTGCTAAGCAGATGCCTTCGCTTTGGGACTCTGAACAGACAGAGAAGGCTGATATTAAGCCTGTTATTGTGGCAGACGGCTCAATCACCAACCCTTACCAGGCAGCTGACAAGGCACTCACACCTTCCCTTTATTCCGTGTCGTGCACCTCAGGGATTACCACCCAGAATTCCTTGAGCTCTTCTCAATCCCAGCAGGCTTTATCACAGGAAGATGTCAATTGCAGCTCTTGTATGGATAAGTCAAAGAAAGTATCTTGTGGAACTTCTAATGGGCCAACAGCCTCTGATGTTAAAGTAAATGGTCCTCATTTGTATGGTGTTTCCTCTGAACCTTCGGCACACTTGACTGAGTCTCAGAGGCTAATTGGCCCAGGTAATACAATACCTGGGCTGTCTCATCGGCAAACATGGGCGAGGCCCCTCACACCCCCAGCAGCTTGTGGACTTCTGAATCACGCAGTTGGAACTGTCGTGAAGACGGAGAACATAGTAGGACCCATTTCTTGTGCACAAAGGGGTTCTGCGCCAGTCACAAGTATGCCTGCTTCCATACCAAGCTCTTGTGCCAGCCTAGAGACCACCAGCACTTTGCAAAGAAAGAATGTCCAGACACAGATAGGCCCCCCACTGACAGCAGAACTGCGATCTGTTGGTTCCCCTTTGACTGCCACTAGGGCTCTTACTCCTCCACAGGCAACGGGAGATGGGATCTCTGCCATCGGATCCACACACAGATTCTGTTCACCAGCACCACCTTCAG ATGGTAAGGTCAGTCCCAGCACCGTATCCATAGGAAGCTCTTTAATTGTCCCCTCATCTTTCACTTTAAACTCTGCGGCTATGTTGGACCTCACCAGCTCTGTGAAAGCATTAATGGATGCCAATGGCG aGATTGAGATAAATATGCTGGATGAGAAGCTAATCAAGTTTCTGGCCTTGCAGAGAATACAACAGCTCTTTCCTTCCAAAGTTCACTCCGTAGCAAGCAGTGTCAGTTCCCATCAGTCGTCTCCTTTGGCAAATCACATAGAAG TGCAAAGAAAGGAAGTGCAAGCTCGTGCAGTGTTCTACCCCCTCATGGGCATAGGCAGTGCAGTCAACATGTGCTACAGAACCCTCTACATCGGGACAG GAGCTGACATGGATGTGTGCCTTACAAGCTATGGTCACTGTAACTATGTGTCTGGCAAACATGCCTGCATATTCTATGATGAG AATACAAAACATTACGAGCTGTTGAACTACAGTGAGCATGGGACGACTGTGGACAATGTTCTGTATTCATGTGACTTCTCTGAGAAGACTACACCCATTCCTCCCAGCAGCATTGTTGCCAAAGTGCAGAGTGTGATCA AATGCCACAAAGGCAGAAAACAGGACGAGGAGCCGCATGAAGAAGCAGTCGTGATGAATTCCCAGGCACAAGGGCAGCACCGGAAACCCTGCAATTGCAAAGCCAGCAGCTCTAGTTTAATAGGAggcagtggggcggggtgggaaggAACAGCCCTGCTCCACCACGGCAGTTACATCAAACTGGGTTGCCTGCAGTTTGTCTTCAGCATCACTGACTTTGCGACCAAACAGCCCAAAGGGGACGCTGCCTTAGTACAAGACATGGACTTGGAGGAAAAGCTCTCTCTGAAACCCCACCAGGTGCCCGTGCTGCGGTCCAACTCCGTTCCCTAG